Below is a genomic region from Triticum dicoccoides isolate Atlit2015 ecotype Zavitan chromosome 5A, WEW_v2.0, whole genome shotgun sequence.
TCGACATTGTGGGACACGTGGTTCCGCGATGAGCACGACGTGCGGCGGGCGTCGTTCTTCGCCGGCACGTCGATggggccgcggcggccacgtgAGCCCCGAGCGGCTCCCTAGACGCGCAGGCGTACGCGAGTCCGCGGCCTGACGCCCATGTCGTCGCCGACGCCATCTCCATCGCCACCcccacctcctcgcatgacggcCGAGGAGGAGGCCTGGCTCATGGCGCGTATGCTGGAGGACTCCATGCACACGCACGACGAGCGCCAATGGGCGGACCTCGAGGCGACGATGGCCTTCTCCGCGGCCGGCGATGTTGCCATCCCCGAGGAGCCGCCGGTGGCCGCGTTGCACCCTGACCTGGTGGGCCAGGGGTGGAGCTGGTCGTGCTCCGCTGAGCAGATGGCGGCCGCCCTGGGGgccgtgaactggtgccccacgccCGCCGCGGTCGCCGGAGTGGGAGGCCTCGCCTCGAGAGGAAGTGGTGCACGCACCACCGGCCACCTTGCAGCCCGCCGCCCCCGTGTACCACGGACCGCCCgcccacctctggacgccgccggaatacatcgacctcgtcagcgacgacgacgacaccggcggccagtgaagacggcgacggccacggcaacgacgggcgcggcaggagcgcGCAGGAGGCGGTTTTTTTGGTTTTATGTTAATTATGAACTGGGGCGTTTAAGTGGACtgaactgggccgttttgtggccatAATCCCTATATatatgttttatatttttttgactgcgtttatttacttttttagttattttaattaagttttaaattttttttatTCACGTCCATCTCGAACAGGTTTTGAGGAGCGGCCGCGCGTTGGGTGCACCCACGATCCATCGGACAAACACGGACATGAGCGAACCCATTGACGCTCCAAAAGGATAAAATCCAGCCAAACCAGACGTCTGTttagggtcgtgcggtggagttggccttactaaTGTTGACGGAACGCCGAAAGGGTCTGCATGTGCATGATCCATCTCCCGACGTAGGCAGCAGGAGTGCGCGCGGCGGTGTGTGCTTACGTTTCCTAGTCGTGGCTGATCCCGCTGGTCCGCCAAGTTGATTCACGCCACACCACATGGTCGTTCGTGTTTTCTCATTTGCTCTAGAAGCCGCGCGCGCAGCCGGCGGCTCCATCGGCAACAACATTTCAACGGCGAACGTTGTTTCACGctctttttttttgcatggtaataaaaCAGAAATAAAACAGTGGACGCGTAAACAGCTCCAACAAGTGGTGTATAGGAGTAGTATAGTATAGCATTTCTGAAGCGGCGATTTGTGCTAGTGCCCATATATGGTTTTTTGCTTCTTACTGTATAGGAGTACTATCTATCTAAGCGCCTGTTGTACATGGTTTTTTTTGCTTCTTATTGTATTTCGAGAGCTGCTATACGTACGACAGAAATCTATATGATTTTTGTACAACCAGACTCATTTGGTGGTGTGGGCCTAAACCTCAGAAAACATGCATGTGTGTTGTTGTACGAACATCATACAAAAAGTGATCATACACAAGGCCGTTTCGTACGAAAATCTATATGACAAGACAAAGGCATGTTACCCGAGGTTTAGTCTGGTTATACAAAAATCATATAGATTTCTGTCGTACGTATAGCAGCTCTCTATTTTCATCGTCCGCTGTGACTGCTGGATGTCTATCGTACGACTATCCCACTTTCTTCCTTTTTACCCAGCCTGACAGCTAGTACACAGGCTTAACTGCTTCGATACTCCCGACCATCCCTCCACGCCCCCCTTCTTCTTTGGCACTACCTCTTCACTCCTCTTCTGTCCAAAGTCAActgattcaaaaaaaaaatcaagggGCCGAGGGTTAGTAATTTCAATCAAATCATTTTTCTCTACTCACTTTGTTTCAATACCTGAAATTTAGTTCTCTCATAAACCAATTGTATATATATTTGACCATGTTAATGGAAATATATGCAAATAAATAAACAATAACACTAGCTTTCAACCGACTAATGACTCTGCGCATATCAGTCACCTCCGTGGCCGTCCGATTTAATTTTAAATCTTACAACGCATAGCCCTACACGAGACGTCGGCAGACGCGTAGGGTCGCCCATAAATAAACCATCACATCACTATATTTATATGAAAATAAATTTATGATAAATTTAGTGTAACTAATTTGGAGTTATAGTTGTTTATATTCATCTATGGACTTCGACTTTTTACTTGAGTTAATTTCTCAACCAAAAACTGTCACGCACGAATGTTCTAAATTCTCAAGACACGACATGTTGTTGCAGAGATAAACGAGGGTCGGAagggaagagaaaggaaaggacAAGACGAGAGCGGGAGTGCCTCGGCAACTAGGTGGCAACAACAACGACACCTAAGGGCGCCGGCGAGCTATGAGTTACACTCTCTGCCAGATTAGTGACGCGCCCAGCTATGACGGTCTTGGACGACAGAAAGGAGAGGGGAATGTCGGATGCGGCTCTCGCAAAACTGAGGCTCCAGCACATCGCCAACCGGCCGCAATACATGAATGCGTAAGATGGCTTGGTCGTTCCGTTTTGTGTTATTTGAGTGTGTGCTCACTGGGCTATGTTCGAAAGCTAGCTGGTATCCCTACAATTTTTATTTCCCATTGAACTCTCTGAAGCTTGTAAACCTTTTGCTGGTTCCATTTTATGGGGCGGGTGCTCTGCTCCCTTGCTTCTTTCGTCTAAGATAAACTAGTGACGCTCTTGACGGGTGCGTGCTTGATGGAACTTTAGTTGGCGTCGCATGGACGCGGATACGAAGAACTCGATGGCAACTTTGAGAACAAAGATGAGGGACAGAGATGAAACTATTGGAGAGTACTTGACAGGAAAGGGAGAGAGAAGTAGTTACGGCATAAACTATAGAACACAGACGTCACGCCGTATCCGTACCCAACAACAATTGACTTGGATCCGCGTCGTCGCTATGGATCTCTCGAGAGTCTCCGCACGGTCCTGGCTTGCCGTGCAAAAGAACTACTAATCAGTTCGTATCGATGTCAGAATTTCTAGTCTTTTCGGAGAAAAACAGACCCACGCACACGCGTAGTATGAGTATAACGCACACTGACGATTGATTAAGCGCGTGGCACATGCAACTCCATGCACGGAGAAATTCCTTGGCCGTGGTGCAGCAATTTTGGTGAACGCGGGAAGCCATTTATATTTTTACACTAGACTAGAGAAGAGAACAGGAGCAAGCTAGAGCCAAAACTGGAAATGTGGAATCGTCCCGGCAGGAAAAGGGAGTGTGGAATCGTGTGTGATCTCTTGTTCTTCTGGCGCAGGTCTACTGGTGGACTGGCCCGTCAAATCAGTTGCTGTCAAATAAACGTTCACCGGTGCAATGACATGCTCAAGTACCACCGATTGTATGGGAAATATCGAGTGCTCCGAGCTATTGGATGATACGCTGCTACGGGGCTGCATGGTGCGTCAGATCTCAGATAAAGGGGTAGGATCAAGTCACTAATGCATTTACACATGGCCCCATGGAACATTTACGTTTTGCCTCTAGAATGTAACGTGTCTTCGCAAAAAAGGCCTATAAGATTATTCAGATCGCCTCCAAAAGAAAACTGGCATCTTGCAGCCTTCAGGTCGCCATCAAAATTTCTAGTACAGAATGCAATGCCCTATGATCACTGGAACAGAAGCACTTCAAAAGAAAGGAAGCACTTTGTAGTACGGAATACAAAATTTTACGGTTGCATCAAGAACCCATTTTTCATTCATTTGAATCAAAAGATCACAGAAGCActtctctctctcaaaaaaaagaaGATCACAAAAGCAATTCAAAAAAAAAATGGTGCACCATATACTGTCATCTTTGTCTTGGAATTAGCATGACCTCAATACTTATATTTACAAAAGTATCATTTAGTTCACAAATTTATACATAGCTAAATGGAGCAACTTCAGTACACATCACTTTCATGAGTCCTTATTCTCCTTCTACTTCATCCAATGGTGGGCACAAATGGCACACATACATGATAAAATCAAGCATTAGAATCTAAATAAGCCTTACAAAATAATAATGCAACATTAAATATGGAAAAAATGTAACACTTTTTTTATGGAAAATATGTAGTGTTCAGTTAGACATGTTAGGATAGGAAGCAACAATCAACATTGTATTACCGCTAGATTTCAAGATTAGACGCCAGAACTGACTTAGCAAGATGTTGTAACCGGTGACTAAGTAAGAACTTCGTCCATATTGCAGCAAGCATTCTGATTCTGCAAAAAATAAATACTGATGCATATAATAAACTTTACCATCGCTGAGACTTCATTGCCAACCTAAAATTCTCATTACCAGAATTAGATGTAGTTGTATTTGCACAAATATTTCACTTATTTCATTTGTTGGGCATTGCATGCAACAGCTGGAGGCAATTGGACAGGCACCGGTATCGGACATGGATTGCGTCCGCGTCCCACCACCACGCGCCAATTTGTACGTATCTTTTGCACCATGCTTAAGACCGTGAGCTAATAATTAATTAAGCTTCTGTCCAACCGCGTTCGGGCTACCAGGGGAGCAAGCTAAGCATTTATTCTAAACTGAGAGAAGGTTCTAACTTCAAGTCGGGTCGCCGCCGATGGCGACGGGCTCAAGTCGTGGAGAAAATTCATTATTTGACACTATCTTAAAATCTGCTTCTTTATTTAACACTGAAAAAGTTTTTTTCCCTATTTGACACAAGttttaaattttattttttatatgacattttcgtccattttgagcctaaatgacatCTGAAAAGACTCTTTTGTCCCTCATATGGTATGTGTGTGGGGGGCAATAGCGCGCACACACAGCATCAGTGCGAGGGCAGAAACACACACGcaacaacacatacacatgcaccaacACACAACGCACGTGCACACACGCGCAACAACgcgcgcgcgcgtgcacacacacatacacacacacgcagGCAGCACATAGGCACACAaccgcacacacacgcgcgcgcacgtaCACACGTAGTAGCAAACACACGCAGCAGCACACACGCAGGCAGCACATAGGCACACAACAGCACACACATACACGCACGCACGTACACACGCTGCAGCAAACACACACGCAGCAGCAAACACACAGGCAGCAGCGCACATGCACATACacatgcagcagcagcacacatgtgCGCGTGCACCCACACACGCAACAGCACACGCGCGCGTGTACACACATATCACATGAAGGGCAAAatcgtcttttcaggtgtcatttaggctccAAATGGACAAAAATGtcgtatagggaataaaatttaggactagtgtcaaatagaaaagaaaaactttTCCAGTATCAAATAAGGAATCAAATTTTAAGACAGTATCAAATAAGGAATTTTTCTCCAAGTCGTGCCTCCTACCTCAGACGTCAAGAGCGACGTGGTGTACACGTGACGCACCTTGCTGCTATCTGCCAGTAGTAGTACTCCATCCATAGAATAAAAGGCCAAAAATCCACGGAACCGAGCCACATCCACagccaattcccgagctcttccgaGTGACTGAATCCATTCCACATCTCATCACGCCCATCGTTTCACAATTCGCACAGACGCGCCAACTCTCGTTGAGCCAGCCCATAACGCATTTGCCTCGCGCCCATGGTCTCGTCAATGAAGCACTGCAGATATCAGGCCGAGGTGCCAttgtccctctcgctctccctcggcgCCGTGACTGGACGGAACAAGAAGACACGCCGCAGTGCAGACGGCGAGTTCGTGTGCAAGACGTGCAGCCGCTCCTTCCCGTCGTTCCAGGCGTTGGGCGGACACCGGACAAGCCACCTGCGCGGCCGCCACGGGCTCGCGCTCGGACTCGCCGCCGGGACCGATCTGCCGGCGACCAAGAAGGCCACGGAGCAGAAGCAGGCGCACCAGTGCCACGTCTGCGGGCTCGAGTTCGAGATGGGGCAGGCGCTGGGCGGCCACATGCGTCGGCACCGCGAGCAGGAGGCCGCCACCACGGCGCATGCGCCTCCCGTTCTGCTACAGCTCTTCGTCTAGCTCTAGCTTGTTCGATATGGATACACATCAAGTGCGGGTTTACTCGTTCATCTATATGCCGTTGGTCTTGGTTCATTCTTTCATTTTTCTACGCTTATGTAAATATTTACGACTCGTTTATTCGTTTATTATATATATAGAGACTATATGGGCGTTGATTTCTGGAACATGGTTCCACGGAACCCCTTATGAATAATCCATTATGAAAAaaacactaaaaaaattaggatcctgATAAGTGCTGAATGTCAGATACAAGCATATATATGACAATTCAGAACATTTTTAACACCAAGTTTAATGACGTGAGGATGACAACTTTAGTTGCCAAGTATGAGAGCTTTCATGCTTTAATTTATTTTTGCCAGAAAATTGCCGTGTGACACTGAAAATTGCCACAAAACATCAGCGCCAGAGTGCCACACACCTGACTTGTGAGACTAATTATTTGGGAAAATTTAAAATACCTGATATATTTTTCGTAACGTACATGGTCAACTGATATACTCGCATATGAAGTTTCATGAAGAAATGACATTTGTGGTAATCTCGAATATTTTTTGGCATCTCCCGAAAAAAAGATTATTTTTTGGTAAAATCAAAGCTATATTCGGAAACACTATCCGAAGCTATTTTCTTCACTATGGAACACCCAGGTGTCATTTCAGTAGGGATTTTCCCTACTATAGTTGGTCAAAAAAAGTTTGATACCCAAAAATTTTAGGTTTCTTAAAAAGATTCCTAGTTATGTTTTAAAAAACTAATTATTCACATTGATGTGTGTGGAACGATAGTCACCTATATGTATATGTTTTTTCTTGCGGGTGACCTATATGTATATGTTACATTGTTTTTTCCAGAGACTATATATGTTACACTGCCCAAGTTAAGTATCCGGCGTGCACGCATGCGTATCCAAAGACCCGTGCAaaccaacatgtattttgttagttAAGCATCAATCTCTTCTTCCTACATGCACTATATTTCCTAAAAAGATAACTCTATTTCTCTATTCAGAGACATCACAAACAACCAATCTCTCTATTTTTTCTCTGCAGAGGCAACATAGCACAGATTTAGCATGTGATTATGTTATTAACTGAGGACGAATTAATTTCATTTAATTAGATGCTTCAATGTAACCTTCTTTAATTAGTGCAATCTTCTTTAATGCAAaggtgcttaggctggtcatagtggggagtaacttagactagtgtcatatgcatgacactattctaagttactaccttcataatgcaaagtaacataatactAGTATCATATGTGGCCTCATTTAatagcttgtagactcatgttgtcttggaaatcgctatgttacagtaacatattatgttactactaGTATCatatacttgccacataagcaaaaaattcttgaggtgcgctatgttactacctaagttactcccactatgactacccttagatgaggtgctaagtatattaaatggcttagcaactcaagtcctcaATGCAAAGGTGCTAAGCTTTATGCATTTAATTAGTTGTAGACCTAGAATTGTGCTTCCACCTAGGTACACGtgtttagcaccgtttcttcccagGGCCATCATActactctctcttcttaattagcatgccacatcagattttttgctTAGTTAGCAATCTTAGCACCTGTACAAGATGaagcattgggaggggcctaagGGCATCTCTAAAGGTTTGTATGTTAGCTTGTTGGTAAAATATGTCATATCATCAACCAACACCTTAACATATAACAACTTCAATAGCTTGTATCTAGTTTGTCTAATAGGATATGAGATAATAAATAAGGTGCTCTTACATGGTACATTGGAGCTTGTGCAAGGGGTGTTGGTTCAGGTAGTACATATAAATTCCTCTCTTCCCTCATTTAttgtatgacacatcatcaaaaattCTATGTGGCAAAGTCTATCGATAACTATCTTACAACCATTGAAGATGTCCTAAGAGGTTGATTAGACAATAAAGGGATTGTCTTAACTGGGGCATgtatttttggcctttttttagcaAAACGTATTTTTGGCCGCGAACTTCTTTTTTAACTATATGCAGCCAATTGACGTGCGGCCCAGACGGCTCGGTTCAAATTGGATATATATAAAATAAGCTCCTTGACCTTGACAAGAACACGGGCTGGATGAGTTGGTTGTGTCCCATGGCAACTTTCTCACTACACCAAAGATTGAGTCCTGGTATTGACAAaatatttttttggtgtttcgggGTTGCAGAACGATGTATGAAAAAAAAATAGAGCTGTCGTTCGgatgagaaaaagaaaaaaatggatgTTCGGATGATACAGGAGCAATGAGAAAATGGAAGGACAGGAAAGGAACGCTGCAGCAAACAAAGGATTTGAAAAAAAACGGGGGAATGTGTAGGAACTTCCGTTCGGATGATACAGGAGAAATGAGAAAATGGAGGGACAGGAAAGGAACGCTGTGGCAAACAAAGGATTTGAAAAAAAACGGGAGAATGCATAGGAACTTCCGTTTGGATGA
It encodes:
- the LOC119298316 gene encoding zinc finger protein ZAT8-like, coding for MVSSMKHCRYQAEVPLSLSLSLGAVTGRNKKTRRSADGEFVCKTCSRSFPSFQALGGHRTSHLRGRHGLALGLAAGTDLPATKKATEQKQAHQCHVCGLEFEMGQALGGHMRRHREQEAATTAHAPPVLLQLFV